Proteins from a single region of Chitinibacter bivalviorum:
- a CDS encoding PilZ domain-containing protein: MNLGLKERDQRGALRVSVSCKVKIRPMDLGLPFYGDCTDLSVTGMTVQTSYVPRPDEEFDIYVMPARAGNMRREPFSARVKVRRSHRLDSSSLYELGLEIIQVNG; encoded by the coding sequence ATGAATTTGGGTTTGAAGGAGCGCGATCAGCGCGGTGCTTTGCGGGTTTCGGTGAGTTGCAAGGTCAAAATTCGCCCCATGGATCTTGGCTTGCCTTTTTATGGCGATTGTACGGATCTCAGCGTCACAGGAATGACCGTGCAAACCAGTTATGTGCCGCGTCCAGATGAAGAGTTTGATATCTATGTGATGCCCGCACGGGCAGGCAATATGCGCCGAGAGCCATTTTCGGCTCGCGTCAAGGTCAGGCGTAGTCATCGACTTGATTCGTCTTCTCTTTATGAATTGGGTCTTGAGATTATTCAGGTAAATGGATAA